The Mycolicibacterium hassiacum DSM 44199 genome includes a window with the following:
- the pyk gene encoding pyruvate kinase — protein MNRRGKIVCTLGPATSSDEMVRALVEAGMDVARLNFSHSDYPDHEANYKRVRAASDATGRAVGILADLQGPKIRLGRFAAGPTYWATGETVRITVEDCEGTHDRVSTTYKRLAEDATVGDRVLVDDGNIALVVEAIEGPDVVCTVVEGGPVSNNKGMSLPGMNVSAPALSDKDVEDLEFALRLGIDMVALSFVRSPADIELVHEVMDRVGRRVPVIAKLEKPEAIENLEAIVLAFDGIMVARGDLGVEMPLEEVPLVQKRAIQMARENAKPVIVATQMLESMIDSSRPTRAEASDVANAVLDGADAVMLSGETSVGRYPLEAVKTMARIISAVEQNSVAAPPLTHVPRTKRGVISYAARDIGERLDAKALVAYTQSGDTVRRLARLHTPLPLLAFTSLPEVRSQLALSWGTETFIVPHIETTDGMIRQVDKSLLELGRYKRGDLVVVIAGIPPGTVGSTNLIHVHRIGEDDV, from the coding sequence GTGAATAGGCGCGGGAAGATCGTCTGCACACTGGGCCCGGCCACCTCCAGCGACGAGATGGTGAGGGCACTCGTCGAGGCCGGCATGGACGTCGCCCGGCTCAACTTCAGCCACAGTGACTACCCCGACCACGAGGCCAACTACAAGCGTGTGCGGGCCGCCTCCGACGCCACCGGACGCGCCGTCGGCATCCTGGCCGACCTGCAGGGGCCCAAGATCCGGCTGGGCCGGTTCGCCGCCGGCCCCACCTACTGGGCCACCGGCGAGACGGTGCGCATCACCGTCGAGGACTGCGAAGGCACCCACGACCGGGTGTCCACCACCTACAAGCGGCTGGCCGAGGACGCCACCGTCGGGGACCGGGTGCTTGTCGACGACGGCAACATCGCGCTGGTGGTCGAGGCCATCGAGGGTCCCGACGTGGTGTGCACGGTGGTCGAGGGCGGTCCGGTCAGCAACAACAAGGGCATGTCGCTGCCGGGCATGAACGTGTCGGCGCCCGCGCTGAGCGACAAGGACGTCGAGGACCTCGAGTTCGCGCTGCGGCTCGGCATCGACATGGTCGCGCTGTCGTTCGTCCGCTCCCCGGCCGACATCGAACTGGTCCACGAGGTGATGGACCGCGTCGGGCGCCGGGTGCCGGTGATCGCCAAACTGGAGAAGCCCGAGGCGATCGAGAACCTCGAGGCGATCGTGCTGGCGTTCGACGGCATCATGGTCGCGCGCGGTGACCTCGGTGTCGAGATGCCGCTCGAGGAGGTGCCGCTGGTCCAGAAGCGCGCCATCCAAATGGCAAGGGAGAACGCCAAACCCGTCATCGTCGCGACCCAGATGCTGGAGTCGATGATCGACAGCTCGCGGCCGACGCGGGCGGAGGCCTCCGATGTGGCCAACGCGGTGCTCGACGGCGCCGACGCGGTGATGCTCTCCGGTGAGACCTCGGTGGGCCGCTATCCGCTCGAGGCCGTCAAGACGATGGCGCGGATCATCTCGGCGGTCGAACAGAACTCGGTCGCCGCACCACCGCTGACCCACGTGCCCCGTACCAAGCGCGGGGTGATCTCCTACGCCGCCCGCGACATCGGCGAGCGCCTCGACGCCAAGGCGCTGGTGGCCTACACCCAGTCCGGCGACACGGTGCGCCGACTGGCCCGGCTGCACACGCCGCTGCCGCTGCTGGCGTTCACGTCGCTGCCGGAGGTGCGCAGCCAGCTGGCGCTGAGCTGGGGGACCGAGACGTTCATCGTGCCGCACATCGAGACCACCGACGGCATGATCCGGCAGGTCGACAAGTCGCTTCTCGAGTTGGGCCGCTACAAGCGCGGCGATCTGGTGGTCGTCATCGCGGGCATCCCCCCGGGCACGGTAGGGTCGACGAACCTGATCCATGTGCACCGTATTGGGGAGGACGACGTTTAG
- a CDS encoding glutamate synthase subunit beta, whose translation MADPTGFLRLPKIDAAKRPVEERVRDWREIYAPQNPADRAAEVMQQARRCMDCGIPFCHSGSAGCPLGNLIPEWNDLVQRGRWDAAADRLHATNNFPEFTGRVCPAPCEAACVLTLGEAHTGGSVTIKRIEQTIADFAWMSGDVAPQPPAATTGKRVAVVGSGPAGLAAAQQLTRAGHQVTVYERDDRIGGLLRYGIPEFKLDKATLNRRLAQMRSEGTRFVTDCEVGVDLPVERLRADHDAVVLAVGALRARDTDVEGRHLAGVHLAMEYLVAANRECEGDGPTPISAKDKHVVIIGGGDTGADCLGTAHRQGARSVTQLDYRPEPPGQRDDSISPWPTWPIVLRTRLSPAHDEGGERRHQVAVQRFVGDADGRVTALDIAEVTVRRDPDGRRVITPVGEPERIPCDLALLAIGFEGVQHMPLLDGLGLSLNRRGTLACGPDWQTNMPGVFVCGDAHRGASLVVWAIAEGRSAAHAVDEYLMGRSDLPSPVTPGQVPLAVV comes from the coding sequence GTGGCTGATCCGACCGGTTTCCTGAGACTTCCCAAGATCGACGCCGCCAAGCGGCCGGTCGAGGAGCGGGTTCGCGACTGGCGCGAGATCTACGCGCCGCAGAACCCGGCGGACCGGGCCGCCGAGGTCATGCAGCAGGCCCGCCGATGCATGGACTGCGGAATCCCGTTCTGCCACTCGGGAAGTGCGGGCTGCCCGCTGGGCAACCTGATCCCGGAGTGGAACGACCTGGTGCAGCGGGGGCGGTGGGACGCCGCCGCGGACCGGCTGCACGCCACCAACAACTTCCCGGAGTTCACCGGCCGGGTCTGCCCGGCCCCGTGCGAGGCGGCGTGCGTGCTGACCCTCGGCGAGGCGCATACCGGCGGCAGCGTGACCATCAAGCGGATCGAGCAGACCATCGCCGACTTCGCCTGGATGTCGGGCGATGTCGCCCCGCAGCCGCCCGCCGCCACGACCGGGAAACGGGTCGCGGTGGTCGGTTCCGGGCCCGCCGGGCTGGCCGCGGCGCAACAGCTGACCCGGGCCGGTCACCAGGTGACCGTGTACGAGCGCGACGACCGCATCGGCGGGCTGTTGCGCTACGGCATCCCGGAGTTCAAGCTCGATAAGGCCACCCTGAACCGGCGGCTTGCCCAGATGCGTTCGGAGGGAACGCGTTTCGTTACCGACTGTGAGGTCGGCGTCGACCTGCCGGTGGAGCGGCTGCGCGCCGACCACGACGCGGTGGTGCTGGCGGTCGGCGCGTTGCGGGCACGTGACACCGACGTCGAGGGCCGGCATCTCGCCGGGGTGCACCTGGCGATGGAGTACCTGGTGGCCGCCAACCGGGAGTGCGAGGGCGACGGCCCCACCCCGATCTCGGCGAAGGACAAGCACGTGGTGATCATCGGCGGCGGTGACACCGGCGCCGACTGCCTGGGCACCGCGCACCGCCAGGGGGCCCGCTCGGTCACCCAGTTGGACTACCGGCCCGAACCGCCCGGACAGCGCGACGACTCGATCTCGCCGTGGCCGACCTGGCCGATCGTGCTGCGCACCCGGCTCTCACCCGCTCACGACGAGGGCGGCGAGCGGCGCCACCAGGTGGCGGTGCAGCGGTTCGTCGGCGACGCCGACGGGCGGGTGACGGCGCTGGATATCGCCGAGGTGACGGTGCGGCGCGACCCGGACGGCCGGCGGGTCATCACACCGGTCGGGGAACCGGAGCGGATCCCGTGCGATCTCGCGCTGCTGGCGATCGGTTTCGAGGGCGTGCAGCACATGCCGTTGTTGGACGGTCTGGGGCTGAGCCTCAACCGGCGCGGCACGCTGGCGTGCGGGCCGGACTGGCAGACCAACATGCCCGGCGTGTTCGTCTGCGGGGACGCCCATCGTGGCGCCTCGCTGGTGGTCTGGGCGATCGCCGAGGGCCGCAGCGCCGCGCACGCGGTCGACGAGTACCTGATGGGGCGCTCGGACCTGCCGTCGCCGGTGACGCCGGGGCAAGTTCCGCTGGCCGTCGTCTGA
- the gltB gene encoding glutamate synthase large subunit produces the protein MLSSAFPEPQGLYDPADETDSCGVAVVVDIRGRRSHSIVTDGLVALEHLDHRGAAGAETNSGDGAGILIQLPTTFFSAVVDFDLPAPAPDGRNTYAAGICFLPQDPTERAEALRRVEDLAREEGIEVLGWREVPVDPTGADIGATALSCMPYMAQLFVATIDLAAGVDLDRRVYPLRKRAERAGVYFPTLSSRTIVYKGMLTTAQLSRYFPDLRDPRCESAIAIVHSRFSTNTFPSWPLAHPFRFVAHNGEINTVRGNRNRMRAREALLDTDLIPGDLSRLLPVCTPGASDSATFDEVLELLHLGGRSLPHAVLMMIPPAWENDTTLTPAERAFWQFHASLMEPWDGPACVTFTDGTVVGAVLDRNGLRPGRWWRTIDDRIILASESGVLDVPSARIVAKGRLQPGKMFLVDTAAGRIVSDEEIKQRLAAEHPYQEWLESGLVDLDALPERSRFRPNHESVVRRQIAFGYTEEDLRTVLTPMAAKGSEPLGSMGDDTPAAVLSQRSRLLYDYFVQLFAQVTNPPLDAIREKIVTSMARVTGPEHNLLDPNEQSCRQILLRSPVLDNDELAKLIHINDDGQYPGFKAVVLRALFDVERGGAGLADALEDLRRRASEAITNGARTLVVSDRDSDHILAPIPSLLAVSAVHHHLVRTRQCAQVSLVVETGDAREVHHIALLIGFGAAAVNPYLAFESIEDLIREGELSDVDPATAVRNYCAALTKGVQKVMSKMGISTVSSYTGAQVFAAVGIDKQVVDEYFTGTPTRLGGVGLDTIAEEVRIRHRRAYPEQPTERMRREVGGHYQFRRDGELHLFTPEVVFLLQHSTRTGRYEVFRKYSDEVDRLSREGGTLRGLFTFRRGRPPVPLDEVEPVEEIVKRFNTGAMSYGSISAEAHETIAIAMNNLGGRSNSGEGGEDTDRLYDPRRRSAVKQVASGRFGVTSDYLVNATDIQIKMAQGAKPGEGGQLPGYKVYPNIAKTRHSTPGVGLISPPPHHDIYSIEDLAQLIHDLKNANDRARIHVKLVSSVGVGTVAAGVAKAHADVVLISGHDGGTGAAPLTSIKHAGLPWEIGLAETQQTLLLNGLRDRITVQCDGGMRTARDVIVAALLGAEEFGFATAPLVVSGCIMMRVCHLDTCPVGVATQNPELRKRFTGRPEFVENFFRFIAEDVRRYLAELGFRSIDEAVGHAEMLDTDAAVAHWKSRGLDLSPIFAVPAGVDDTTPRRRVRAQYHGLDQALDQTLIQLAEGALQDALPVRLDLPVRNVNRTVGTLLGAEVTRRYGAAGLPDDTIHITLTGSAGQSLGAFLPPGITIDVIGDANDYVGKGLSGGRIIVRPPDDVLYLPEDNVIAGNTLLFGATSGELYLRGRVGERFAARNSGAVTVVEGVGDHACEYMTGGRVVVLGPTGRNFAAGMSGGIAYVLGLDPALVNTEMVELQSPDAEDLCWLYEIITRHAEYTGSSVAAALLADWVQRGAEFTKVMPTDYQRVLHATLIAKQEGRDVDTAIMEAIRG, from the coding sequence ATGCTGAGTTCAGCATTCCCCGAACCACAAGGCTTATACGACCCGGCCGATGAGACCGACTCGTGCGGTGTCGCCGTCGTCGTCGACATCCGGGGTCGCCGGTCGCACAGCATCGTCACCGACGGGCTGGTCGCCCTCGAGCACCTCGACCACCGGGGCGCCGCGGGCGCGGAGACCAACAGCGGTGACGGCGCAGGCATCCTGATCCAGCTTCCGACAACGTTTTTCAGTGCGGTCGTGGATTTCGACCTGCCCGCGCCGGCGCCCGACGGGCGCAACACCTACGCCGCGGGAATCTGCTTCTTGCCGCAGGATCCCACCGAGCGCGCCGAGGCGCTCCGCCGCGTCGAGGACCTCGCCCGCGAGGAGGGCATCGAGGTGCTCGGCTGGCGTGAGGTGCCGGTTGACCCCACCGGCGCCGACATCGGCGCGACCGCGTTGAGCTGCATGCCGTACATGGCTCAACTCTTCGTCGCCACAATCGATCTCGCAGCCGGCGTCGATCTGGACCGCCGGGTGTATCCGCTGCGCAAACGGGCCGAGCGCGCCGGCGTCTACTTCCCGACGCTGTCGAGCCGCACCATCGTCTACAAGGGGATGCTCACCACCGCGCAGCTGTCGCGGTACTTCCCGGACCTGCGCGACCCACGCTGCGAGAGCGCGATCGCGATCGTGCACAGCCGGTTCTCCACCAACACGTTCCCGTCCTGGCCGCTGGCGCACCCGTTCCGGTTCGTGGCTCACAACGGCGAGATCAACACCGTGCGAGGCAACCGCAACCGGATGCGGGCCCGGGAGGCGCTGCTGGACACCGACCTCATCCCCGGCGACCTGAGCCGGCTGCTGCCGGTGTGCACCCCCGGCGCGTCCGACTCGGCGACCTTCGACGAGGTACTCGAGCTGCTGCACCTCGGCGGCCGCAGCCTGCCGCACGCGGTGCTGATGATGATCCCGCCCGCGTGGGAGAACGACACCACCCTCACCCCCGCGGAGCGCGCCTTCTGGCAGTTCCACGCCTCGCTGATGGAGCCGTGGGACGGGCCGGCCTGCGTCACCTTCACCGACGGCACCGTCGTCGGAGCGGTGCTGGACCGCAACGGTTTACGCCCGGGCCGGTGGTGGCGCACCATCGACGACCGGATCATCCTCGCCAGCGAGTCCGGGGTGCTCGACGTGCCCTCGGCGCGGATCGTGGCCAAGGGCCGGCTGCAGCCCGGAAAGATGTTCTTGGTCGACACCGCCGCCGGCCGCATCGTTTCGGACGAGGAGATCAAACAGCGGCTCGCCGCCGAGCACCCCTACCAGGAGTGGCTGGAGAGCGGCCTGGTCGACCTCGACGCGCTGCCCGAGCGCAGCCGGTTCCGGCCCAACCACGAGTCGGTGGTGCGCCGGCAGATCGCGTTCGGCTACACCGAGGAAGACCTGCGGACCGTCCTGACCCCCATGGCCGCAAAGGGATCCGAGCCGCTCGGCTCGATGGGCGACGACACCCCGGCCGCGGTGCTGTCGCAGCGGTCGCGGCTGCTCTACGACTATTTCGTCCAGCTGTTCGCCCAGGTGACCAACCCGCCGCTGGACGCGATCCGCGAGAAGATCGTCACCTCGATGGCCCGGGTGACCGGTCCCGAGCACAACCTGCTCGACCCGAACGAGCAGTCGTGTCGCCAGATCCTGCTGCGCTCGCCGGTTCTCGACAACGACGAGCTCGCCAAGCTGATCCACATCAACGACGACGGGCAGTATCCGGGGTTCAAGGCCGTCGTGCTGCGTGCGCTCTTCGACGTGGAGCGCGGCGGAGCGGGCCTGGCCGACGCGCTCGAGGATCTGCGCCGGCGGGCGAGCGAGGCGATCACCAACGGGGCCCGCACCCTGGTGGTGTCCGACCGCGACTCCGACCACATCCTGGCGCCCATCCCGTCGCTGCTGGCCGTCTCGGCGGTGCACCACCACCTGGTGCGCACCCGCCAATGCGCGCAGGTGTCGCTGGTCGTCGAGACCGGGGACGCACGCGAGGTGCACCACATCGCGCTGCTCATCGGGTTCGGCGCGGCCGCGGTCAACCCGTACCTGGCGTTCGAGTCGATCGAGGACCTCATCCGCGAGGGCGAGTTGTCCGACGTGGATCCGGCCACCGCGGTTCGCAACTACTGCGCCGCGCTGACCAAGGGTGTGCAGAAGGTGATGAGCAAGATGGGGATCTCCACGGTCTCCTCCTACACCGGCGCCCAGGTGTTCGCCGCGGTTGGCATCGACAAACAGGTCGTCGACGAGTACTTCACCGGCACCCCGACCCGCCTCGGCGGGGTCGGGCTGGACACCATCGCCGAGGAGGTGCGGATCCGCCACCGGCGGGCCTATCCCGAGCAGCCCACCGAGCGGATGCGCCGCGAGGTCGGCGGGCACTACCAGTTCCGCCGCGACGGTGAGCTGCACCTGTTCACCCCGGAAGTGGTGTTCCTGCTTCAGCACTCCACCCGCACCGGCCGCTACGAGGTGTTCCGCAAGTACTCCGACGAGGTGGACCGGCTGTCCCGGGAGGGGGGAACGCTGCGCGGGCTGTTCACGTTCCGGCGCGGCCGCCCGCCGGTGCCGCTCGACGAGGTGGAGCCGGTGGAGGAGATCGTCAAACGGTTCAACACCGGTGCGATGAGCTACGGCTCGATCTCGGCCGAGGCGCACGAGACCATCGCGATCGCGATGAACAACCTCGGTGGCCGGTCCAACTCCGGCGAGGGCGGCGAAGACACCGACCGGCTCTACGATCCGCGTCGGCGCAGCGCCGTCAAACAGGTCGCCTCCGGCCGGTTCGGCGTCACCAGCGACTACCTGGTCAACGCCACCGACATCCAGATCAAGATGGCGCAGGGCGCCAAACCGGGTGAGGGTGGCCAGCTTCCGGGCTACAAGGTGTACCCGAACATCGCCAAGACCCGGCACTCCACGCCCGGGGTGGGGCTCATCTCCCCGCCGCCGCACCACGACATCTACTCGATCGAGGACCTCGCCCAGCTGATCCACGATCTGAAGAACGCCAACGACCGGGCGCGCATCCACGTCAAGCTGGTCAGCAGCGTCGGCGTGGGCACCGTTGCGGCCGGGGTGGCCAAGGCGCACGCCGACGTGGTGCTGATCTCCGGGCACGACGGCGGGACCGGCGCCGCCCCGCTGACCAGCATCAAGCACGCCGGCCTGCCGTGGGAGATCGGCCTGGCCGAAACCCAGCAGACGTTGCTGCTCAACGGATTACGTGACCGGATCACCGTGCAGTGCGACGGCGGGATGCGCACCGCGCGCGATGTGATCGTGGCCGCGCTGCTCGGTGCCGAGGAGTTCGGCTTCGCCACCGCACCGCTGGTGGTGTCCGGCTGCATCATGATGCGGGTCTGCCACCTCGACACCTGTCCGGTCGGCGTGGCCACCCAGAACCCCGAACTGCGCAAGCGATTCACCGGCAGGCCCGAGTTCGTCGAGAACTTCTTCCGGTTCATCGCCGAGGACGTGCGCCGGTACCTCGCCGAGCTCGGGTTCCGCAGCATCGACGAGGCCGTCGGGCACGCCGAGATGCTCGACACCGATGCCGCGGTGGCGCACTGGAAGAGCCGCGGCCTGGACCTGAGCCCGATCTTCGCGGTTCCCGCGGGCGTCGACGACACCACGCCGCGCCGGCGGGTGCGTGCCCAGTACCACGGCCTGGATCAGGCCCTGGACCAGACGCTGATCCAGCTCGCCGAGGGGGCGCTGCAGGACGCGCTGCCGGTCCGGCTGGATCTGCCGGTGCGCAACGTGAACCGCACGGTCGGCACCCTGCTGGGCGCCGAGGTGACCCGCCGCTACGGCGCGGCCGGGCTGCCGGACGACACCATTCACATCACGCTGACCGGATCGGCCGGCCAGTCGCTGGGTGCGTTCCTGCCGCCGGGCATCACGATCGACGTGATCGGCGACGCCAACGACTATGTCGGCAAAGGGCTTTCCGGTGGCCGGATCATCGTGCGGCCACCCGATGACGTGTTGTACCTGCCGGAGGACAATGTGATCGCCGGTAACACCCTGCTGTTCGGCGCCACCTCGGGCGAACTGTATCTGCGCGGCCGGGTGGGGGAGCGGTTCGCCGCCCGCAACTCCGGCGCCGTCACCGTCGTCGAGGGAGTCGGCGACCACGCCTGCGAGTACATGACCGGGGGCCGGGTGGTGGTGCTCGGCCCGACCGGGCGCAACTTCGCCGCCGGGATGTCCGGCGGGATCGCCTACGTGCTCGGGCTGGACCCGGCTCTGGTCAACACCGAGATGGTGGAGCTGCAGTCGCCGGACGCCGAAGACCTGTGCTGGTTGTACGAGATCATCACCCGCCACGCCGAATACACCGGCAGCTCGGTGGCGGCGGCCCTGCTGGCGGACTGGGTGCAGCGCGGCGCCGAGTTCACCAAGGTGATGCCCACCGATTACCAACGCGTGCTACACGCCACGCTGATCGCGAAGCAGGAGGGACGCGACGTGGACACCGCGATCATGGAGGCCATCCGTGGCTGA
- a CDS encoding DUF2752 domain-containing protein, whose protein sequence is MASSGGRSSIQWNRATVAVLLGAGGLLAAALAYIGIADPHRPGFFYPPCMFHKLTGWLCPGCGGLRMTHDLLHGDLAAAVNDNVFALVGIPLLIGWFVLRWRTGRRLITRTAVVVIITAVVTWTVVRNLPGFPLIPTVVAG, encoded by the coding sequence ATGGCTTCTAGCGGCGGTCGGAGCAGCATTCAGTGGAACCGGGCGACCGTCGCGGTTCTGCTCGGTGCGGGCGGTCTGCTCGCGGCGGCCCTGGCCTACATCGGCATCGCCGACCCGCACCGGCCCGGCTTCTTCTACCCACCGTGCATGTTCCACAAGCTGACCGGCTGGTTGTGCCCGGGGTGCGGTGGGCTGCGCATGACCCACGACCTGCTGCACGGCGACCTGGCCGCGGCCGTCAACGACAACGTGTTCGCGCTGGTGGGAATCCCGCTGCTGATCGGCTGGTTCGTGTTGCGGTGGCGCACCGGGAGACGGCTGATCACCAGGACCGCGGTTGTGGTCATTATCACTGCCGTCGTGACCTGGACGGTTGTGCGCAATTTGCCCGGATTTCCCTTGATTCCGACCGTCGTCGCCGGTTAG
- a CDS encoding HNH endonuclease signature motif containing protein — protein MFEGMSEADLVEVMGEATRDESSAIALRLLATAELYARRAEEMAERVFWVADPTEEVAAEVSAVQNISRSRAVGQVRYARVLRERLPQVAKVFLRGTIDIRLVSTIIARTENVSAELMPELDAMLAGRCEKWMKLSYPKLRDRIDQYVASLDPEGVRVPPQADERRFMQTESGPAPGLATVWGVVRSEDAAAYDKRLDAIADTVCENDPRGRQQRRADAVGALGRGETTLACECGRPDCAAAAARRDPSAGGVVIHVLAEQGTVDGTSDKPGYLPRFGVLPAESVRKLAQQATLKPLRIPTTAESGYRPGTALREFLWWRDLTCRWPGCDKPVEQCDIDHTVPWPLGPTHASNMKGLCRIHHIIKTFCGWSDRQLPDGTIVLTSPIGCTYSTEAHGAALFPALGLPTGELSPPAGATTDPEPGGCDRTAMMPRRKRTRDQERQVRIDAERQQRREIIAEEERQRQAWLAATYEPPPF, from the coding sequence ATGTTCGAAGGGATGTCGGAGGCGGACCTCGTCGAGGTGATGGGGGAGGCGACGCGGGACGAGTCGTCGGCCATCGCCCTCCGCCTGCTGGCCACCGCTGAGCTGTATGCCCGGCGCGCCGAGGAGATGGCCGAGCGGGTGTTCTGGGTGGCCGATCCGACTGAGGAGGTCGCCGCGGAGGTCTCCGCGGTGCAGAACATCAGCCGCAGTCGCGCGGTCGGCCAGGTCCGCTACGCGCGGGTGCTGCGGGAGCGGCTGCCGCAAGTGGCCAAGGTTTTCCTGCGGGGAACCATCGACATTCGTCTGGTGTCGACGATCATCGCGCGCACCGAGAACGTCAGCGCCGAGCTGATGCCCGAACTCGATGCGATGCTCGCCGGGCGATGCGAGAAGTGGATGAAACTGTCCTATCCCAAACTGCGCGACCGCATCGACCAGTACGTCGCCTCGCTGGACCCCGAGGGCGTCCGGGTCCCGCCGCAGGCCGACGAGCGGCGGTTCATGCAGACCGAGTCCGGGCCCGCGCCGGGACTGGCCACGGTGTGGGGCGTCGTGCGTTCCGAGGATGCGGCCGCCTACGACAAGCGGCTGGACGCGATCGCCGACACCGTCTGCGAAAACGATCCGCGCGGCCGTCAGCAGCGTCGTGCCGACGCGGTCGGTGCGCTGGGCCGCGGCGAGACGACGTTGGCCTGCGAATGCGGCCGACCCGACTGCGCGGCAGCGGCGGCCCGACGCGACCCGTCGGCCGGCGGCGTGGTGATCCACGTCCTCGCCGAACAGGGCACCGTCGACGGGACCAGCGACAAACCCGGCTACCTACCCCGATTCGGGGTGCTGCCGGCCGAGTCGGTGCGCAAACTCGCCCAGCAGGCCACGCTCAAGCCGCTGCGAATCCCGACCACCGCCGAATCGGGATACCGCCCGGGAACGGCGCTGCGGGAGTTCCTCTGGTGGCGCGACCTGACCTGCCGCTGGCCCGGCTGCGACAAGCCGGTCGAGCAGTGCGACATCGACCACACCGTGCCGTGGCCGCTCGGTCCGACGCACGCCTCCAACATGAAGGGCCTCTGCCGGATCCACCACATCATCAAGACCTTCTGCGGCTGGTCCGATCGGCAGCTGCCCGACGGCACCATCGTCCTGACCTCACCGATCGGATGCACCTACAGCACCGAGGCGCACGGCGCGGCGCTGTTCCCCGCGCTGGGCCTGCCCACCGGCGAGCTGAGCCCACCGGCAGGCGCGACGACCGATCCCGAACCCGGCGGGTGCGACCGGACGGCGATGATGCCGCGGCGGAAACGCACCCGCGACCAGGAACGCCAGGTGCGAATCGACGCGGAACGGCAGCAACGGCGCGAGATTATCGCCGAAGAGGAGCGGCAGCGGCAGGCCTGGCTTGCTGCCACCTACGAGCCCCCACCCTTCTGA